One Candidatus Krumholzibacteriia bacterium genomic region harbors:
- a CDS encoding methyltransferase domain-containing protein has protein sequence MRDSMPIPVVDAASRRPLRRADFTDWTSYYWTYQHQLVTEHLVPCLRDWDVWSDGVRVLDVGCGDGGASTALAEHGARVQGFDLDGRRIAGGVERARARGVDLDLSTADVTDADTLDDFAGPHDLILFRDVLEHIPDVDAALRNCRARLADGGGIVVIYPPYWSPYGGHQQILHPPKKLGVRWAKLPFVHWLGLHPWRALARGPEGDDPEWEEIETIRRACLTVGGLADRARAHGLRVERARRYLLRPTFRLRYGTPVVGAGWLGELPGLRELLVTGSWELLRAVPRDGV, from the coding sequence GTGCGTGACTCCATGCCCATTCCCGTGGTCGACGCCGCGTCGCGGCGGCCCCTGCGCCGCGCCGACTTCACCGACTGGACCTCCTACTACTGGACCTACCAGCACCAGTTGGTGACCGAGCACCTCGTGCCCTGTCTCCGGGACTGGGATGTGTGGTCGGACGGTGTGCGTGTGTTGGACGTGGGATGCGGCGACGGCGGCGCGAGCACGGCGCTCGCCGAACACGGAGCGCGGGTCCAGGGCTTCGACCTCGACGGCAGGCGCATCGCCGGCGGGGTCGAGCGGGCCCGGGCCCGCGGCGTCGATCTGGACCTGTCGACGGCCGACGTCACCGACGCCGACACCCTCGACGACTTCGCCGGTCCCCACGACCTGATCCTCTTCCGCGACGTGCTCGAACACATTCCCGATGTCGATGCCGCACTGCGGAATTGCCGCGCACGCCTCGCCGACGGCGGAGGCATCGTCGTGATCTATCCGCCGTACTGGTCTCCGTACGGGGGGCACCAGCAGATCCTGCACCCACCGAAGAAGCTCGGTGTGCGCTGGGCCAAGCTTCCCTTCGTCCACTGGCTCGGTCTGCATCCATGGCGTGCCCTGGCCCGTGGTCCGGAAGGCGACGACCCCGAGTGGGAGGAGATCGAGACGATCCGACGCGCGTGTCTCACCGTCGGAGGTCTCGCCGATCGCGCGCGCGCACACGGTCTGCGTGTGGAACGGGCGCGTCGCTATCTGCTGCGTCCGACCTTTCGTCTCCGTTACGGCACGCCCGTGGTGGGGGCCGGCTGGCTCGGGGAACTGCCGGGCCTGCGTGAACTCCTCGTGACGGGAAGCTGGGAGCTGTTGCGCGCGGTTCCGCGTGACGGAGTGTGA
- a CDS encoding iron ABC transporter permease — protein sequence MARPTSGRFRSRGRALAALALLAVAVLAAAPWWGRVPIDPLKGLAEWWAGDPGTDGRVVALRLPRIVAGFVAGATLAAAGASFQTLLRNALATPYTLGVSFAGAFGAFLALSVPAFSLTVGPLSTITVFALAFSLVNVLTLERFARRASGLGAHELLLAGVTLNFVFGAAILLVRFLSDPLRLRAMDRWMMGGLQIGSWDELAALPLLVVPALLVILRAAPALDQLALGEELAAARGVDVARTQRRVLVAGSLATAAVVAVTGPIGFVGLLAPHAVRALLGAGHRALIPGSMLLGGTFLVVADGVARSITLLGRGSELPVGVLTALLGGPAFLVLLLRQRTRP from the coding sequence GTGGCTCGTCCGACCTCCGGCCGGTTCCGCTCGCGCGGACGCGCGCTCGCCGCCCTGGCCCTGTTGGCGGTGGCCGTTCTCGCGGCGGCCCCGTGGTGGGGGCGGGTTCCGATCGACCCCCTGAAGGGACTGGCCGAGTGGTGGGCCGGAGATCCCGGCACCGACGGGCGTGTCGTCGCGCTGCGCCTGCCGCGCATCGTGGCCGGATTCGTGGCCGGCGCCACGCTGGCCGCGGCGGGGGCGAGCTTCCAGACCTTGCTGCGCAACGCCCTGGCCACGCCGTACACACTGGGGGTCTCGTTCGCCGGGGCCTTCGGCGCCTTCCTCGCCCTGAGCGTTCCGGCGTTCTCGCTGACCGTGGGGCCGCTGTCGACGATCACCGTCTTCGCACTTGCCTTCTCCCTGGTGAACGTGCTCACGCTGGAACGTTTCGCGCGGCGGGCTTCGGGACTCGGGGCGCACGAGCTGCTGCTGGCCGGCGTCACGCTGAACTTCGTGTTCGGCGCGGCGATCCTGTTGGTGCGTTTCCTGTCGGATCCGCTGCGGCTGCGCGCCATGGACCGGTGGATGATGGGCGGGCTGCAGATCGGGTCCTGGGACGAACTCGCGGCGCTGCCGTTGCTGGTGGTCCCGGCGCTGTTGGTGATCCTGCGAGCGGCACCGGCTCTCGATCAGCTCGCTCTGGGCGAGGAGCTGGCTGCGGCCCGCGGCGTGGATGTGGCACGGACCCAACGTCGCGTTCTGGTGGCCGGCTCGCTGGCGACCGCCGCCGTGGTGGCGGTCACGGGCCCGATCGGCTTCGTCGGTCTCTTGGCGCCGCACGCCGTGCGCGCGCTCCTCGGCGCCGGACATCGCGCATTGATCCCCGGGAGCATGTTGCTCGGCGGTACCTTCCTCGTGGTGGCCGACGGTGTCGCGCGGTCGATCACCCTTCTCGGCCGGGGCAGCGAGCTGCCGGTGGGAGTCCTCACGGCGCTGCTCGGAGGGCCGGCCTTCCTCGTGCTCCTGCTGCGCCAGCGCACCCGGCCCTGA
- a CDS encoding DegT/DnrJ/EryC1/StrS family aminotransferase, with translation MQRRPVPFVDVPAMMRVHGENVEKAIADVVRSGMFINGPKVHELEQRLAEYVGVRHAIACGSGTDAQQLALMALEIGPGDEVLVPDFTFIATAEAVANVGATPVMVDVDPLTFTMDPVAARAAMTPRVKAIVPVSLFGQTAAMDVFESMAEEFGVHCIEDACQSLGARLGDRRSGSFGTAAFTSFYPSKPLGGIGDGGMVFTEDDDLAERIRLVREHGQVGRHEHAVLGVNSRLDALQAAALLVKLDTFPREVELRRACAERYDTALADLVRTPFIAPGRFSSYAQYTIRLADSGSRDVFCDHLSELEVPTALHYPRPVQTQVSLQRVIQRRVPTPVTAELCETVISLPLSAYMEIDDQERVIEAVHSWAVSGDRAAAAGR, from the coding sequence GTGCAGCGACGACCCGTCCCCTTCGTGGACGTTCCCGCGATGATGCGTGTCCACGGTGAGAACGTGGAGAAGGCGATCGCCGATGTCGTCCGCTCCGGAATGTTCATCAACGGCCCCAAGGTGCACGAGCTCGAGCAGCGACTCGCCGAGTACGTGGGGGTGCGCCACGCCATTGCCTGCGGCTCCGGGACCGACGCCCAGCAACTCGCGCTGATGGCCCTCGAGATCGGTCCCGGCGACGAGGTGCTCGTCCCCGACTTCACGTTCATCGCCACCGCCGAGGCCGTGGCGAACGTCGGGGCCACGCCGGTGATGGTCGACGTCGACCCACTGACCTTCACCATGGATCCCGTCGCCGCGCGCGCGGCGATGACGCCGAGGGTGAAGGCCATCGTGCCGGTGAGCCTCTTCGGCCAGACGGCGGCGATGGACGTGTTCGAGTCCATGGCCGAGGAATTCGGCGTCCACTGCATCGAAGACGCCTGTCAATCGCTGGGAGCCCGTCTGGGCGATCGTCGCAGCGGGAGTTTCGGGACGGCGGCCTTCACCTCGTTCTATCCGAGCAAGCCGCTGGGAGGGATCGGTGACGGGGGCATGGTCTTCACCGAAGACGACGATCTGGCCGAGCGGATCCGCCTCGTGCGCGAGCACGGTCAGGTGGGTCGTCACGAGCACGCCGTCCTGGGTGTGAACAGCCGGCTGGACGCCCTGCAGGCCGCGGCTCTTCTGGTGAAGCTCGACACCTTCCCGCGTGAGGTCGAGCTGCGCCGGGCGTGTGCCGAGCGCTACGACACGGCGCTGGCCGACCTGGTCCGGACGCCCTTCATCGCTCCGGGTCGCTTCTCGAGCTACGCGCAGTACACGATCCGGCTGGCCGACTCCGGATCGCGCGACGTCTTCTGCGATCATCTCTCGGAACTCGAGGTCCCCACGGCCCTGCACTACCCGCGGCCGGTGCAGACGCAGGTCTCGTTGCAGCGCGTGATCCAGCGGCGCGTGCCCACCCCGGTGACCGCCGAGCTCTGCGAGACCGTGATCTCGTTGCCGTTGTCGGCCTACATGGAGATCGACGACCAGGAACGGGTGATCGAGGCGGTCCACAGCTGGGCCGTGAGCGGTGATCGGGCGGCGGCGGCCGGGCGCTGA
- a CDS encoding tRNA-dihydrouridine synthase family protein yields MDADARQAYFRDSVLLAPLTKGGNLPFRRLTVELGARITCGEMAVARFVLKGKRGEMALLRRADDEPAFGAQLAGRVPQEMADAARIAVERGADFVDVNLGCPIDAFCRKGMGAALMRKPRKVEQLVAAMRAAIDVPLTVKIRLGYDDSKPRFLEVARACEDAGADAVTLHGRSRAQRYSRAADWDAVATLVDSVTIPVIGNGDLLTWRDVERHRAHTGCAGVMLARGALIKPWLFREIAERRDHLLDPEARLDVLRRYRALALAHFGDDDRGRRRVGEFLWWHLDFFNRYRPVPSDTVDPDAHPLLQTRTPRVETTDETERLLSSGDPEDRTTLTERLMAEIDGDPETTALWSSRSASSILDRSEGVSVSP; encoded by the coding sequence ATGGACGCCGACGCCCGACAGGCCTACTTCCGCGACTCCGTGCTGCTCGCCCCGTTGACCAAGGGCGGCAACCTCCCCTTCCGTCGGCTGACGGTGGAGCTGGGAGCGCGCATCACCTGCGGCGAGATGGCCGTCGCGCGCTTCGTCTTGAAGGGCAAGCGGGGCGAAATGGCACTGTTGCGCCGCGCGGACGACGAACCGGCCTTCGGAGCCCAGCTCGCCGGCCGTGTCCCCCAGGAGATGGCCGACGCCGCACGGATCGCGGTCGAACGCGGGGCCGACTTCGTCGACGTGAACCTGGGCTGCCCGATCGACGCCTTCTGCCGCAAGGGCATGGGGGCGGCGCTCATGCGCAAGCCGCGCAAGGTCGAGCAGCTGGTCGCCGCCATGCGGGCGGCGATCGACGTACCGCTCACCGTGAAGATTCGCCTGGGATACGACGATTCGAAGCCGCGCTTCCTCGAGGTGGCCCGTGCCTGCGAGGACGCGGGAGCCGACGCCGTCACCCTGCACGGACGCAGCCGGGCCCAACGTTACAGCCGCGCGGCCGACTGGGACGCCGTGGCCACCCTCGTCGACAGCGTGACGATCCCGGTGATCGGCAACGGAGACCTGCTGACCTGGCGCGACGTCGAGCGGCACCGCGCCCACACCGGTTGTGCCGGCGTGATGCTCGCGCGCGGTGCGCTGATCAAGCCATGGCTCTTCCGCGAGATCGCCGAGCGACGCGATCACCTGCTCGATCCCGAGGCGCGCCTCGACGTGCTGCGCCGCTACCGCGCCCTCGCCCTCGCCCACTTCGGTGACGACGACCGCGGCCGGCGCCGCGTCGGTGAGTTCCTCTGGTGGCACCTGGACTTCTTCAACCGCTACCGGCCGGTCCCGAGCGATACCGTCGACCCCGACGCCCATCCGCTGCTCCAGACACGCACACCACGCGTCGAGACCACCGACGAGACCGAACGCCTGCTGTCGTCGGGCGACCCCGAGGATCGCACCACCCTGACCGAGCGACTGATGGCCGAGATCGACGGCGATCCCGAGACCACCGCGCTCTGGTCCTCTCGCAGCGCGTCGTCTATACTCGACCGGTCCGAGGGCGTCTCCGTCAGCCCCTGA
- a CDS encoding M14 family metallopeptidase, translating into MQLARHRRSTRGIVLAVHAVLFVLIATSASAADWRSWVDGADYDPSVPDPDQWLGRPFAERHTTVEEIFGYVRALERTSDRVRVERMGRSVQGDPLLLLVIGEPGVEVSTSRRDSLLRIVRDPWRSDEERRRRAAEGLRPVVWIACSVHGDEASGSDAGLLLAYHLAADRSERTRDILRESIVLVGASHNPDGRRRFLQHVRNFGRHELDPDPSPWAAEHWQLWPGGRTNHFLFDLNRDWAFLTQQETRSHVDAFLRWRPQVFVDLHEMGRESSYFFPPPADPINPNIPEDHLEWFEVFGRANAEAFDARGFDYYVREDFDLFYPGYGDSWPTLQGAVGMTYEQATTRGRALRQRGGRIVGYADAVHRHFVASLTTVRTTAERSRDLVRSYVEFHEEARRRAEDDRREELVVSVATKGAEATRLAHVLAEQGIEVWRTNEAREVSLTVYDDDDERDVRLPAGSFRIPVQQPAYALVRSLLDPHTPMDDEFLAQERARRERGLHNRFYDVTAWSLVFSYGVEAYTSSRRLDVPSERLRHGEADWHPDGGIVGSRDAGYGWIVPYRDNAAVEALLACWRAGLQVETVLGAFVHGGVEIPRGSFVVKRAANDHVVDLDDVMASVARKAGVDVHGIDASWTDRGPSLGSGQARVLREPSVGLVTGPGVSPASAGGLNWLLEDRYGLDFTTLLLGSLHRVDLSDFDALLIPSLADAHALPLDALEGWVEAGGVLVAVGDGAAAIVEPRGEDTEQWTTVQRVRDLADLTDEEGRLGEFVVGADPEPDEPGSPLPPERRPLRTPGAIVRLQLDESHYLTLGESRTAHAPVLSDRILTPSRSGRTVARIDSEQPRRSGFMWPVMEEALKGKAYLVEETRGRGRVILFAEDPGFRGTWEGLHRLLLNGLLLGPSLAG; encoded by the coding sequence GTGCAGCTCGCTCGACACCGCCGATCGACCCGCGGGATCGTCCTCGCGGTCCATGCCGTCCTGTTCGTCCTGATCGCAACGTCCGCGTCCGCGGCCGACTGGCGCTCGTGGGTCGACGGAGCCGACTACGATCCGAGCGTCCCCGATCCCGACCAGTGGCTCGGGCGTCCCTTTGCCGAGCGTCATACCACCGTCGAAGAGATCTTCGGTTACGTGCGCGCCCTGGAGCGCACGAGCGATCGCGTGCGGGTCGAACGGATGGGACGGAGCGTGCAGGGCGACCCGCTGTTGCTGCTCGTGATCGGCGAACCGGGGGTCGAGGTCTCGACGAGCCGTCGGGACTCGCTGCTACGGATCGTCCGTGATCCGTGGCGCTCCGACGAGGAGCGCCGCCGTCGCGCGGCCGAGGGGTTGCGGCCGGTCGTCTGGATCGCCTGCAGTGTGCACGGAGACGAGGCATCGGGTTCGGACGCGGGGCTGTTGCTGGCCTATCACCTGGCGGCCGATCGGAGCGAGCGCACGCGAGACATCCTGCGCGAGTCGATCGTCCTCGTCGGTGCCTCGCACAACCCCGACGGTCGCCGTCGCTTCCTGCAGCACGTCCGCAACTTCGGCCGGCACGAACTCGATCCCGATCCCTCCCCGTGGGCGGCCGAGCACTGGCAGTTGTGGCCCGGTGGGCGCACCAACCACTTCCTCTTCGACCTCAATCGCGACTGGGCGTTCCTCACGCAACAGGAGACGCGTTCGCACGTCGATGCCTTCCTGCGCTGGCGTCCCCAGGTCTTCGTCGATCTGCACGAGATGGGGCGGGAGTCGAGCTACTTCTTCCCTCCGCCGGCCGACCCCATCAATCCGAACATCCCCGAAGACCACCTCGAGTGGTTCGAGGTCTTCGGACGGGCCAATGCGGAAGCCTTCGACGCGCGCGGTTTCGATTACTACGTGCGCGAGGACTTCGATCTCTTCTACCCCGGCTACGGGGACAGTTGGCCGACCTTGCAGGGTGCAGTGGGCATGACCTACGAGCAGGCCACCACGCGTGGTCGGGCGCTGCGTCAGCGCGGCGGACGGATCGTGGGCTATGCCGACGCCGTGCACCGTCATTTCGTGGCTTCGTTGACGACGGTTCGCACGACGGCCGAGCGATCGCGGGACCTGGTGCGCTCCTATGTCGAGTTCCACGAGGAGGCCCGGCGCCGGGCCGAGGACGACCGCCGCGAGGAGCTGGTCGTCTCGGTGGCCACCAAGGGTGCCGAGGCGACACGTCTGGCCCATGTGCTCGCGGAGCAGGGGATCGAAGTGTGGCGCACCAACGAGGCGCGTGAGGTCTCGCTGACCGTCTACGACGACGACGACGAGCGCGACGTGCGGTTGCCCGCAGGCAGTTTCCGCATTCCCGTGCAGCAGCCCGCGTACGCGCTCGTGCGGAGCCTGCTCGATCCCCATACGCCGATGGACGACGAGTTCCTCGCCCAGGAGCGCGCGCGCCGGGAACGTGGCCTCCACAACCGCTTCTACGACGTGACCGCCTGGTCGCTGGTGTTCAGCTACGGGGTCGAGGCCTACACTTCGTCACGGCGTCTCGACGTCCCGAGCGAACGCTTGCGCCACGGCGAGGCCGACTGGCATCCCGACGGTGGCATCGTGGGGTCGCGGGACGCCGGCTACGGTTGGATCGTGCCCTACCGCGACAACGCGGCGGTCGAGGCCTTGCTCGCATGCTGGAGGGCCGGCCTGCAGGTCGAGACGGTGCTCGGTGCCTTCGTGCACGGCGGCGTCGAGATTCCGCGCGGAAGCTTCGTCGTCAAGCGGGCCGCCAACGACCACGTGGTCGACCTCGACGACGTGATGGCGTCGGTGGCCCGGAAGGCCGGAGTCGACGTCCACGGGATCGACGCGAGCTGGACCGATCGCGGGCCATCCCTCGGCAGTGGGCAGGCACGGGTCCTGCGCGAGCCGTCGGTCGGTCTGGTGACCGGACCGGGGGTCTCGCCGGCCAGCGCGGGCGGGCTGAACTGGTTGCTCGAGGACCGTTACGGCCTGGACTTCACCACGCTCCTGCTCGGTTCGCTGCACCGGGTCGATCTGTCGGACTTCGACGCACTGCTGATTCCCTCCCTGGCCGACGCGCACGCACTTCCCCTGGACGCACTCGAAGGATGGGTCGAAGCCGGTGGAGTCCTGGTCGCCGTGGGTGACGGCGCGGCAGCCATCGTGGAGCCGCGCGGCGAGGACACCGAGCAATGGACCACCGTCCAACGTGTGCGCGATCTGGCCGATCTCACCGACGAGGAAGGACGTCTGGGTGAGTTCGTGGTCGGTGCCGATCCCGAACCCGACGAACCCGGTTCGCCGTTGCCTCCCGAGCGCCGCCCGCTACGGACGCCCGGTGCCATCGTGCGCCTGCAACTGGACGAGTCGCACTACCTCACGCTCGGCGAGAGCCGAACGGCCCACGCACCGGTCCTCAGCGATCGCATCCTGACTCCGTCACGGAGTGGACGTACGGTTGCGCGGATCGATTCCGAACAGCCGCGGCGGTCGGGATTCATGTGGCCGGTCATGGAGGAGGCCCTGAAGGGCAAGGCCTACCTGGTCGAGGAGACGCGCGGCCGCGGCCGCGTGATCCTGTTCGCCGAGGACCCCGGATTCCGCGGCACGTGGGAAGGATTGCACCGCCTGCTGTTGAACGGGTTGCTGTTGGGACCGAGTCTCGCGGGCTGA
- a CDS encoding Lrp/AsnC family transcriptional regulator produces the protein MSDFDRIDFDILEALQNDARLSNKELAARVHLAPSSCLERVRRLRATGALGPARTEVSDDALGIGVQALIAVQLTQHSREVVDTFLDDVDDVDEVVAVFHVSGEHDFLLHVVVTDTDHLRDLLLDRFTTRSEVARVQTHILFSHRRKACRPNFRANPPRRPAHGGESASGPS, from the coding sequence GTGAGCGACTTCGACCGAATCGACTTCGACATCCTGGAGGCATTGCAGAACGATGCTCGGCTGAGCAACAAGGAGTTGGCCGCGCGCGTGCACCTCGCCCCCTCGTCGTGCCTGGAACGCGTGCGACGGCTACGAGCGACCGGGGCCCTCGGACCCGCGCGGACCGAGGTGTCCGACGACGCGCTGGGAATCGGCGTCCAGGCACTGATCGCCGTGCAGCTGACCCAACACTCGCGGGAGGTGGTCGACACCTTCCTCGACGACGTGGACGACGTCGACGAGGTGGTCGCGGTGTTCCACGTGAGCGGCGAACACGACTTCCTGCTGCACGTCGTGGTGACCGACACCGACCACCTGCGGGATCTGCTGCTCGATCGCTTCACCACGCGCAGTGAGGTGGCACGCGTTCAGACGCACATCCTGTTCTCGCATCGTCGCAAAGCTTGCCGACCCAACTTCCGGGCCAATCCTCCCCGCCGTCCCGCCCACGGTGGGGAATCGGCGTCCGGCCCGTCGTAG
- a CDS encoding acyltransferase, which yields MEFVSIADDVRLGQDVKIHRFVNLYGCEIGDETRIGTFVEIQKGARIGRRCKISSHTFVCEGVDIGDGCFVGHGVLFINDKNPRAVTPEGEPEGEDDWAGRFVRTRIGDRVSIGSGAIVMGGVTVGDDALIGAGAVVTRDVEAGATVAGVPARVMRHGG from the coding sequence TTGGAGTTCGTGAGCATCGCCGATGACGTGCGTCTCGGCCAGGACGTGAAGATCCACCGGTTCGTGAACCTGTACGGGTGCGAGATCGGCGACGAGACGCGCATCGGCACCTTCGTGGAGATCCAGAAGGGGGCGCGGATCGGCCGCCGGTGCAAGATCAGCAGCCACACCTTCGTGTGCGAGGGTGTCGACATCGGCGATGGTTGTTTCGTCGGCCACGGCGTGCTGTTCATCAACGACAAGAACCCGCGCGCCGTCACCCCCGAGGGCGAGCCCGAGGGCGAGGACGACTGGGCCGGCCGCTTCGTCCGTACCCGCATCGGCGACCGGGTCTCGATCGGCTCGGGGGCGATCGTCATGGGCGGCGTGACCGTCGGCGACGACGCACTGATCGGTGCTGGTGCGGTGGTGACCCGCGACGTGGAAGCGGGCGCGACGGTGGCGGGGGTGCCGGCCCGCGTCATGCGGCACGGCGGCTGA
- a CDS encoding CYTH domain-containing protein, with protein sequence MTPPDPGSRPVETELKLLLPDREAVRRLIDALGPESTPQHQVNVYFDDGDGTWSAAGWAVRLRRENGSLKLTVKTTGTARGDFVERGEWETDLDPDREAALSDGGAPLLQAVERLLGDQDLPPRLREAGLRPVGTMRNLRRRAPLPGFEGLVVECDETTYPNGEVLYEAELEVEDASGAEDAVSRLRSIFERLDLPWRPSDVSKRARLERVLRGGAA encoded by the coding sequence ATGACGCCGCCGGATCCCGGGTCGCGCCCGGTCGAGACCGAGCTCAAGCTGCTGTTGCCCGATCGCGAGGCCGTCCGGCGTCTGATCGACGCCCTGGGCCCCGAGTCGACCCCGCAGCACCAGGTCAACGTGTACTTCGACGACGGCGACGGAACCTGGAGCGCGGCCGGGTGGGCCGTGCGCCTTCGCCGTGAGAACGGCTCGCTGAAGTTGACCGTGAAGACCACGGGCACGGCGCGGGGGGACTTCGTCGAGCGCGGCGAGTGGGAGACCGATCTCGATCCCGATCGCGAGGCCGCATTGTCCGACGGCGGTGCGCCGCTCCTGCAGGCCGTCGAGCGGTTGCTCGGCGATCAGGACCTTCCACCGCGGCTGCGCGAGGCGGGCCTGCGCCCGGTCGGGACCATGCGCAACCTGCGCCGCCGGGCGCCCCTGCCCGGCTTCGAGGGTCTGGTCGTGGAGTGTGACGAGACCACCTACCCCAACGGCGAGGTCCTGTACGAGGCCGAGCTCGAGGTCGAGGACGCGAGCGGGGCCGAAGACGCCGTCTCGCGGTTGCGTTCGATCTTCGAGCGCCTGGACCTGCCCTGGCGGCCGTCCGACGTGAGCAAGCGCGCGCGGCTCGAGCGTGTTCTCCGGGGCGGCGCCGCGTAG
- a CDS encoding aminotransferase class I/II-fold pyridoxal phosphate-dependent enzyme, which translates to MSIHPRTRSVHAGRDDLARLGVHAPPIDLSSTYPLRDLDRATGSLDAMAHGEGPRHGEAVYARLHNPTVARFETALAELEECAEAVAFGSGMAAMTAVLMAAREDGDEIVAVRPLYGGSDHLLSGDLLGLTVRWTAADRVAATIGPRTALVVLETPANPTLDLVDLDALVGAADGVPVLVDNTFATPVLQRPAGHGARMVLHSATKFLGGHGDVVGGVVATDSTWAARLRRVRVATGALLHPLAAYLLHRGLPTLGLRVEASQETATALAARLADHPSVRAVRHPSRPGADPDGLVGRQMSGPGSLVTFDVDGGHEVAATVMKSTRWFTPAVSLGSVDSLIQHPAGLTHHVVDPDARAASGIGPQTLRISVGLEHVDDLWADLDSALRRAADTRVRPVRV; encoded by the coding sequence GTGTCGATCCATCCGCGCACCCGCAGTGTCCACGCCGGTCGGGACGACCTCGCCCGGCTCGGCGTCCACGCTCCGCCCATCGACCTGTCGAGCACCTATCCGCTCCGCGACCTCGACCGTGCCACCGGTAGCCTCGACGCCATGGCCCACGGGGAGGGACCGCGTCACGGCGAGGCGGTGTACGCGCGCCTGCACAATCCCACCGTCGCGCGCTTCGAGACCGCACTGGCCGAACTCGAGGAATGTGCCGAAGCCGTCGCCTTCGGCTCGGGCATGGCTGCCATGACGGCGGTCCTCATGGCCGCCCGCGAAGACGGCGACGAGATCGTCGCGGTGCGTCCACTCTACGGAGGCAGCGATCACCTGCTCTCGGGTGACCTGCTCGGGCTGACGGTCCGATGGACGGCGGCCGACCGTGTGGCCGCGACGATCGGTCCCCGCACGGCCCTGGTCGTGCTGGAGACGCCGGCGAATCCCACCCTCGATCTCGTCGACCTCGACGCCCTGGTCGGTGCCGCGGACGGCGTGCCCGTCCTCGTCGACAACACCTTCGCCACACCCGTCCTGCAGCGCCCGGCGGGACACGGTGCACGCATGGTCCTGCACAGTGCGACGAAGTTCCTCGGGGGCCACGGCGACGTCGTGGGGGGCGTGGTCGCGACCGATTCCACGTGGGCGGCACGTTTGCGCCGTGTGAGGGTCGCCACGGGAGCCCTGTTGCATCCACTCGCGGCCTACCTGTTGCATCGCGGACTGCCCACCCTCGGCCTGCGGGTGGAGGCGTCGCAGGAGACGGCGACCGCGCTCGCGGCGCGCCTGGCCGACCACCCGTCGGTCCGCGCGGTGCGACACCCGTCGCGACCCGGCGCCGATCCCGACGGTCTGGTCGGTCGTCAGATGAGCGGGCCGGGTTCGCTCGTCACCTTCGACGTCGACGGCGGACACGAGGTCGCGGCCACGGTGATGAAGTCCACGCGGTGGTTCACGCCGGCGGTCAGTCTGGGATCGGTGGACTCGTTGATCCAGCACCCGGCGGGGCTGACCCACCACGTCGTCGATCCCGACGCCCGCGCCGCCAGTGGAATCGGGCCGCAGACGCTGAGGATCTCGGTCGGCCTGGAACACGTCGACGACCTGTGGGCCGACCTCGACTCCGCGCTGCGGCGCGCGGCGGATACGAGGGTGCGACCGGTGCGCGTCTGA
- a CDS encoding cob(I)yrinic acid a,c-diamide adenosyltransferase has product MVRLTRIYTKTGDDGTTGLVDGSRRPKCDLRLESYGTVDELNAVLGLSVVAARRDGGEISAAVGALLERLQHDLFDLGADLATPGNGEGLRITDGQVRALEAAIDEHNASLQPLESFVLPGGTELATLLHQARTVCRRAERCAVHLAAEEEIGSHVLEYLNRLSDLFFVLARAANAQGAGDVLWVPGKNRS; this is encoded by the coding sequence ATGGTACGGCTCACACGCATCTACACGAAGACCGGCGACGACGGGACGACGGGCCTGGTCGACGGATCCCGCCGTCCGAAGTGCGACCTCCGGCTCGAGAGCTACGGCACCGTCGACGAGTTGAACGCGGTGCTCGGCCTTTCCGTGGTCGCGGCCCGTCGCGACGGTGGCGAGATCTCCGCCGCGGTGGGCGCACTCCTGGAGCGGCTGCAGCACGACCTGTTCGACCTCGGAGCCGATCTGGCCACACCGGGTAACGGAGAGGGCCTGCGGATCACCGATGGGCAGGTCCGAGCCCTCGAAGCCGCGATCGACGAGCACAACGCGTCACTGCAGCCTCTCGAGAGCTTCGTCCTGCCGGGTGGCACGGAATTGGCCACTCTGCTCCACCAGGCGCGCACGGTGTGTCGGCGCGCCGAACGATGTGCGGTGCATCTGGCGGCCGAGGAGGAGATCGGGTCCCACGTGCTCGAGTACCTCAACCGTCTCAGCGATCTGTTCTTCGTGCTCGCACGGGCGGCGAATGCGCAGGGGGCGGGGGACGTCCTGTGGGTCCCCGGGAAGAATCGATCCTGA